CTCCGATTGTGCATTTGACGGCATCTATTGCTgcttttgaaaaacttaTGTCAGTCATTGCTGACTTACCCTCATTGTATGcttttgatgaaaataaaccGGTGTTGGTATTCACAGATGCCTCCCAATTGGCTATTGGAGCAATAATCACTCAAGAACATCTAATCCAAGGTCAAAAACTGTTGGTCCCAGTGGCGATGGTATCTCTCCGACTTTCAGCTACTCAACAACGTTACAGTACTTTAGAACGAGAGTTGCTCACCATTGTGTATGTACTACAGAAGTACAAACAGTTTATGAGCAGGGAAGTCCAATTCTATACCGACCACCAGGCGATAACGACAATTGGCTCTGCTAAACTGGAACCAGCTAATCGTATCAAACGGTTCATCGATATTATTCAATCCTTTAATCCTTCCATATATTTCATTCCGGGGCAGTTCAATTTTATAGCAGATTTTTTATCCCGATATAATTTGGACAAAATACCTCATGAACTTAATGAAGAAGcaattttgaatcaaaCACTGTCGATTTACCTTCCCACACTTCGGACTACTGAACCAATACCACTTGCACCAATCCAACCAGTGCAACGACACCACATTCATATTGACAATCTTACCGACAATCAACTACAACAAATACATGATCAACTTTGTGGCTCTtatgaaaacaataattcGAATGAACTTTTACCAACAGATCAATTTGTCATTCTTCAGGATCAATTTCATGTGGTCTTATCCTCCACACAGGTGGTACCAGTGGTTACGGCAGATACGTTAGCCAACACTGCAACCAAGGTTCATGAGCATCACCATGCTTCAATTAGAGTGACCGACTACCTCGTCTCGAAGATTCAATGGCACCCAAATCATAAACTTCTTTGTACCAATGTGATTCGGAATTGTCTGGTGTGTCAACTATCCAGTACTTTTGAAACAGCACATCGTGAATTATATCCGTTGACACCAACAAAAACCTTTTCCCGATGGGGGCTCGATTTTATTGGTCCCTTACCGATGAGCGACAACTTATCATGCTGCCTTAATGCCATTGAATATGTCTCGGGTTTAATTTATAGCTGGCCTTGTTCATCACCCAACTCTGATGTGGTTATTCTGATGTTGAATCTCATCCGTCAAGTTCATTCGACTCCAGTCGAAGTCATCACTGATAATGGTTCAGCCTTCACCTCCAATGCCACGCAATCTTTTTGTGCCACGGCAGGCATCTCCATCAAATATGCTAGTGTATACCATCCGATGTCCAATGGACGGATGGAGCTTGGGAATAAACTCCTAaagaagatattgaaatctATGACGGACGCCTATTACACCAAATGGCCCCAGGTCTTAGCCAATGCAGTCATGGTTTATAACTCCACACCAACTACTTTTAACAAAACACCATATTATTTGCTGATAGGCATTTCCACAGATATGTCTGAATTCACCACTTATTTGGccaatgaatttgaatggAAAGAGGGACAGTTATCACAATCTTCATTATTGCAGGACCTCCATAATGACGTACAAGTTCGACTTGCTGAATTGGATGGTGTAAATAAAAACGTTGAAAAACATAATGATCTTAGGGTTCGTCGAATGGCTTATATTAATCTGATGAGACAACCGTTCCAAAAACCGGCTTCATTTATTAAAGGCGATTGGGATTTGCTACGCCGTAGAGTCAAACGTAAGAAATCtgaatataattatatgGGACCATATCAAATTGCTAAGGTATTGGACAAACATGCCTATGTTATTTGCGATACTAATGGAAACATGATAAATGGGACGATACATCACgatgatttgaaatacTGCTATTCTTTTAATGATAACTCCATATCCAGGCCCTAAGCAATTACCAGAAACCATTAGCACCCCTATAACCCAACCCATCCCATCCCAACCCATCCCATCCCAACCCATCCCATCCCAACCCATCCCATCCCAACCCATCCCATCCCAACCCTCCCTCCTCATAAATAGAGGCTATTGCACTTGTTCAAGAGTTAAAGAATAACCTTGTTATTTTGGACTAATTTATATCAAAACTTGGTGTTTGGTGTGGTGTGTGTGGggagagaaaaagaaaatgaggAGAAAGAAATTGCGTGTgaaactttattttttttaatctttGTCTATTTTGCACtactttttatttcaacAATCTCAGTTCACAGTTTTTATCTCTTTGATGTATCTGTCTTTActtcaataaatat
The sequence above is a segment of the Candida albicans SC5314 chromosome 3, complete sequence genome. Coding sequences within it:
- a CDS encoding uncharacterized protein (Predicted ORF in retrotransposon Tca17 with similarity to parts of the Gag-Pol region of retrotransposons; clade-associated gene expression), with the protein product MSVIADLPSLYAFDENKPVLVFTDASQLAIGAIITQEHLIQGQKSLVPVAMVSLRLSATQQRYSTLERELLTIVYVLQKYKQFMSREVQFYTDHQAITTIGSAKSEPANRIKRFIDIIQSFNPSIYFIPGQFNFIADFLSRYNLDKIPHELNEEAILNQTSSIYLPTLRTTEPIPLAPIQPVQRHHIHIDNLTDNQLQQIHDQLCGSYENNNSNELLPTDQFVILQDQFHVVLSSTQVVPVVTADTLANTATKVHEHHHASIRVTDYLVSKIQWHPNHKLLCTNVIRNCSVCQLSSTFETAHRELYPLTPTKTFSRWGLDFIGPLPMSDNLSCCLNAIEYVSGLIYSWPCSSPNSDVVISMLNLIRQVHSTPVEVITDNGSAFTSNATQSFCATAGISIKYASVYHPMSNGRMELGNKLLKKILKSMTDAYYTKWPQVLANAVMVYNSTPTTFNKTPYYLSIGISTDMSEFTTYLANEFEWKEGQLSQSSLLQDLHNDVQVRLAELDGVNKNVEKHNDLRVRRMAYINSMRQPFQKPASFIKGDWDLLRRRVKRKKSEYNYMGPYQIAKVLDKHAYVICDTNGNMINGTIHHDDLKYCYSFNDNSISRP